A single region of the Sulfurimonas sp. genome encodes:
- a CDS encoding DUF2892 domain-containing protein — MNYDKIRKNCRVIRIVVGLALIATGVITGNAWFYLGVIPLIAGIADFCPLCIITKKCSIK, encoded by the coding sequence ATGAATTATGACAAAATAAGAAAAAATTGTAGAGTTATCAGGATAGTTGTCGGTTTGGCTCTTATTGCGACGGGTGTAATTACGGGCAATGCATGGTTTTATCTGGGAGTAATCCCTTTAATTGCAGGAATAGCAGACTTTTGTCCGCTTTGCATCATCACTAAAAAGTGTTCTATCAAGTAA